A genome region from Schlesneria paludicola DSM 18645 includes the following:
- the topA gene encoding type I DNA topoisomerase: protein MKRLVIVESPAKAKKIGGYLGSNYTVMASMGHVRDLPESAKDIPEEIKKTKSNLAKYGVDVDNEFEPLYIVSERKKKLVKELRDALKGAGELLLATDEDREGESIGWHLAELLAPKVPVKRMVFSEITKEAIQEAVQHTRELDMNLVAAQEARRIIDRLYGYRLSPLLWKKVRPKLSAGRVQSVAVRVLVRRELERLAFRSGSYWDLKSKLATSTGAEFEATLATVKGQRVATGKDFDENTGKLKHEANVVLLDEDAAKRLQTQLQSQSWNVTSVETRMQTRKPYAPFTTSTLQQEANRKLGLTARDTMRIAQSLYEDGYITYMRTDSVNLSQEALNAARKSVLDRYGKDYLSPEPRQYSTKTKNAQEAHEAIRPAGTEMKTAEEQGLSGREAALYGMIWKRTVATQMAEAQLRFQTVTVTVDDAEFKATGRHVEFPGFFRAYVEGVDDPEAALDDQEAALPPLNEQDRLALQALDPIGHETKPPARYTEATLVKALEADGIGRPSTYATIIDTIIDREYVMKAGSQLVPTFTAFAVNQLLETYFPKLVDLGFTAKMEQDLDDIANGQGDRLPYLQQFYNGSEGLDAQVKANEEAIDPRSACTLQFDGLNSKIRVGKFGPYLESEKNGETITASIPDSLAPADITNAMVDNLIELKQRGPQSLGEHPETGLPIFLLVGPFGPYLQLGEKGEDGTKPKRVSLPKTRDPNTITLDDALSYLALPRQLGKHPTTDHVVNAGIGMYGPYVKHEKTFKSLEKTDDVLTITMERAIELLAQAKVKAVVVPIKELGPHPEDKEPVQIFDGRYGAYVKHGKVNATLPKGTDPQAFTLEEALPLLAERAARGPAPKKSRGRATKAASTKVAAEPKEKKAVKKKAAKKATKKKAVE, encoded by the coding sequence ATGAAACGTCTGGTGATCGTCGAATCCCCCGCCAAGGCCAAGAAGATTGGCGGGTACCTCGGCAGCAATTACACCGTCATGGCCAGCATGGGCCATGTGCGGGATCTTCCCGAAAGCGCCAAAGACATTCCCGAAGAGATCAAAAAGACAAAGTCCAATCTCGCCAAGTACGGAGTCGACGTCGATAACGAATTTGAACCGCTTTACATTGTCAGCGAGCGAAAAAAGAAACTCGTCAAAGAACTTCGTGATGCATTAAAGGGAGCCGGCGAGCTTCTACTCGCAACCGACGAAGACCGCGAAGGAGAAAGCATCGGCTGGCATCTGGCCGAGCTTTTGGCCCCCAAAGTACCGGTCAAGCGGATGGTTTTCTCGGAAATCACGAAAGAAGCGATCCAGGAAGCCGTTCAGCACACACGCGAACTGGATATGAACCTGGTCGCGGCACAAGAAGCGCGTCGAATTATCGACCGCTTGTACGGATACCGACTGAGCCCGCTCTTGTGGAAGAAAGTCCGCCCCAAGCTGTCTGCAGGGCGGGTTCAATCCGTTGCCGTGCGAGTTTTGGTTCGACGCGAACTCGAACGGTTGGCATTCCGTTCCGGTAGCTACTGGGATTTGAAGTCGAAACTCGCCACGTCGACCGGGGCCGAATTCGAAGCAACACTCGCGACGGTCAAAGGTCAACGCGTCGCGACAGGCAAGGATTTTGACGAGAACACCGGCAAGCTGAAACATGAAGCGAACGTCGTCCTGCTGGACGAAGACGCTGCAAAACGACTGCAGACGCAACTGCAATCGCAGTCGTGGAATGTAACGTCTGTCGAAACCCGCATGCAGACGCGAAAGCCGTACGCACCATTCACAACGAGTACGCTGCAGCAAGAAGCCAACCGCAAGCTGGGTTTGACGGCGCGCGACACCATGCGGATCGCGCAAAGCCTGTACGAAGACGGTTACATTACTTATATGCGTACCGACAGTGTGAATCTGTCGCAGGAAGCGCTGAACGCGGCACGAAAGTCGGTTCTCGACCGATATGGAAAAGACTATCTCAGCCCGGAACCGCGTCAGTATTCGACGAAAACGAAGAATGCTCAAGAGGCACACGAGGCGATTCGTCCGGCCGGTACAGAAATGAAAACCGCCGAAGAACAAGGATTGTCCGGCCGCGAGGCGGCGCTTTACGGCATGATCTGGAAACGGACGGTGGCCACACAGATGGCCGAAGCACAGCTTCGGTTCCAGACCGTGACCGTCACCGTTGACGATGCCGAGTTCAAAGCAACCGGTCGTCACGTTGAATTCCCCGGTTTCTTCCGCGCCTACGTCGAAGGTGTCGACGACCCCGAAGCCGCGCTGGATGACCAGGAAGCCGCGCTTCCGCCCCTGAATGAACAGGATCGCCTGGCGCTACAGGCCCTCGACCCCATCGGACACGAAACAAAGCCTCCCGCTCGGTATACGGAAGCGACGCTGGTCAAAGCGCTCGAAGCCGACGGAATTGGCCGCCCCAGTACGTACGCGACGATCATTGATACGATCATCGATCGCGAGTATGTCATGAAGGCCGGTTCACAGCTGGTCCCGACCTTTACCGCCTTCGCCGTCAATCAATTGCTGGAAACCTATTTCCCCAAGCTGGTCGATCTGGGTTTCACGGCGAAGATGGAGCAGGATCTGGACGATATCGCCAACGGCCAAGGTGATCGGCTGCCGTATCTGCAGCAGTTCTACAACGGGTCCGAAGGGCTGGACGCTCAGGTCAAAGCGAACGAGGAAGCCATCGACCCACGCTCGGCATGCACACTGCAGTTCGACGGATTGAACTCGAAAATCCGCGTCGGCAAGTTTGGCCCGTACCTGGAGTCCGAGAAAAACGGCGAAACAATTACGGCCAGCATTCCAGACAGCCTGGCACCAGCCGACATCACGAATGCGATGGTTGATAACCTCATTGAACTCAAGCAGCGTGGACCGCAATCGCTGGGTGAGCACCCGGAAACGGGATTGCCGATCTTCTTGCTGGTGGGCCCATTTGGTCCCTATTTGCAACTCGGTGAAAAAGGCGAAGACGGCACAAAACCCAAGCGTGTTTCGCTGCCGAAAACCCGCGACCCGAACACGATTACGCTCGACGATGCATTATCCTATCTCGCGTTGCCACGTCAGTTAGGAAAACATCCCACCACCGACCATGTCGTCAATGCCGGCATCGGAATGTACGGCCCCTATGTCAAGCACGAGAAAACGTTCAAGTCGCTCGAGAAGACCGACGATGTGCTGACGATTACCATGGAACGAGCGATCGAATTGCTCGCCCAGGCCAAGGTCAAAGCGGTCGTGGTTCCGATCAAGGAACTGGGACCTCACCCCGAAGACAAAGAACCGGTTCAGATCTTCGACGGCCGTTACGGCGCGTATGTCAAACACGGCAAGGTCAACGCCACGCTTCCTAAGGGAACCGACCCGCAGGCGTTTACGCTGGAAGAGGCATTGCCGCTGCTCGCCGAGCGTGCCGCACGCGGTCCAGCGCCGAAGAAATCACGAGGACGCGCGACCAAGGCGGCCAGCACCAAAGTCGCAGCAGAACCCAAGGAAAAGAAAGCGGTCAAGAAAAAGGCTGCCAAAAAGGCCACGAAGAAGAAGGCGGTCGAGTAA
- the hisF gene encoding imidazole glycerol phosphate synthase subunit HisF, producing the protein MLAKRIIPCLDVHAGRVVKGVNFLNLRDAGDPVQIAARYEEEGADELVFLDITASHEQRGIILDVVRRTSEVCFMPLTVGGGIRTLEDIRMLLNAGCDKVSINSAAVKDPEFVRAAALKFGSQCIVVNIDPKRVQRDGHEIWEVHVNGGRIPTGLEAVAWAKEVERLGAGEIVLTSMDADGTQDGYDLAMTRAVADAVQIPVVASGGAGHPEHLKTILTEGRASAALAASIFHYGTHPIGATKRYLAEHNVPIRFNTLTSGAATLS; encoded by the coding sequence ATGCTTGCCAAACGTATCATTCCGTGTCTCGACGTTCACGCCGGTCGAGTCGTCAAAGGCGTCAACTTTCTGAATCTGCGCGACGCGGGTGATCCCGTCCAGATCGCGGCACGCTACGAAGAAGAGGGTGCCGACGAACTGGTCTTTCTCGACATTACCGCCAGCCACGAACAGCGGGGAATCATTCTGGACGTCGTACGCCGGACGTCCGAAGTTTGCTTCATGCCACTGACAGTCGGGGGAGGCATTCGAACGCTTGAAGATATTCGCATGCTGCTGAATGCGGGCTGCGATAAAGTCTCGATTAATTCGGCAGCCGTGAAGGACCCGGAATTCGTCCGAGCGGCGGCGCTGAAGTTCGGCAGCCAGTGCATCGTCGTCAATATCGATCCGAAGCGTGTTCAGCGTGATGGCCACGAAATCTGGGAAGTGCACGTGAATGGCGGGCGCATTCCGACCGGATTAGAAGCCGTCGCATGGGCAAAAGAGGTAGAACGCCTGGGCGCAGGTGAAATCGTACTGACGTCCATGGATGCCGACGGCACTCAGGACGGATATGACCTTGCAATGACGCGCGCCGTCGCGGATGCCGTGCAAATCCCTGTTGTCGCCAGTGGTGGTGCAGGACACCCCGAACACCTGAAGACCATCCTGACCGAGGGTCGTGCCAGCGCGGCCCTGGCAGCCAGTATCTTCCACTATGGAACACATCCGATCGGCGCCACGAAGCGATATCTGGCGGAACACAATGTTCCAATTCGTTTCAATACGCTGACCAGCGGCGCAGCCACTCTGTCCTGA